The Brassica oleracea var. oleracea cultivar TO1000 chromosome C6, BOL, whole genome shotgun sequence genomic interval TGACGCTCTACGCTTTGCCTCCGGTTAAGCGGCAGAGGTTTGCTAAAGAGACTCTTGAGATATTTGCGCCTCTGGCTAATCGGTTGGGAATCTCTAGCTGGAAAGTTGAGCTTGAGAATCTCTGTTTCAAGCATCTTCATCCTGACCAGCACCACGAGATGTCAGCTTTGCTCGAGGACTCGTTTGATGAAGCTATGATTACATCCGCGATTGAGAAAATGGAGCAAGCGCTGAAGAAAGAAGGCATTGCTTACCATGTTCTCTCTGGACGGCACAAGAGCCTGTATAGTATCTACTGCAAGATGTTGAAGTAAGTTCTCATTTCCTCTTTGTATGAAACGTGCTTGTTGGATTATACTGATCTTATTGAATCTTCAGGAAGAAGCTAACGGTGGACGAAATTCATGACATTCATGGGTTACGTTTGATTGTTGACAATGAGAAAGATTGTTACAAGGCCTTAGGAGTAGTTCACAAGCTATGGTCTGAAGTCCCTGGAAAGCTGAAGGATTACATAACTCATCCCAAGTTCAACGGGTAGGTTTCTCAAACCTTGTCTTAGCACTGTAGCACCTTCAAAATGATGCTAACTTCGGTTTCTGAATGTTATAGGTACAAGTCTTTGCATACCGTAGTGATGGGCGATGTACCCATTCCACTAGAAGTTCAAATACGGACAAAAGAGATGCATTTGCAAGCTGAGTTTGGGTTTGCAGCTCACTGGAGGTACAAGGAAGGTGATTGCAAACACTCATCATTTGTGCTTCAGATGGTTGAATGGGCAAGATGGGTTGTGACCTGGCACTGCGAAACAATGAGCAAAGATAGATCTTCGATCTGTTCCTCGGAGCCCTTGTGCAGTTTCCCGTCTCACGCAGAAGACTGTCCGTTTTCTTACAAGCCTAATGGTAACCAAGAAGGACCCGTCTATGTCATTGTAATCGAAAACGACAAGGTTAGTTAGTTGCTTATAAACATCATTGAGGATGTTTCTTTGCTTGGAGTTAATAACTTGCTTAACCCGAATACGCAGATGACAGTGCAAGAGTTTCCGGCGAGTTCCACGGTGTCGGACCTGTTAAGCAGAGCAGGACCAGGGAGCTCGAGATGGTCAATGTACAGCATGCCAGCAAAGGAAGAGCTAAGGCCAAGGCTAAACCAGACACCTGTAAGTGATCTGAAATGCAAGCTGAAGATGGGAGATGTGGTAGAGCTGACTCCAGCCATACCCGACGAGTCTCTGCCTGAATACAGAGAGGAGATTCAGCGGATGTATGATCGAGGGCTCGCCTTTTCACGCCCTCAACGTACAGCTGCTGCTGGCACAATGGTTGGCTGGGGAAGCTA includes:
- the LOC106300381 gene encoding probable GTP diphosphokinase RSH3, chloroplastic codes for the protein MVVATTIALYASPANTVCSTPHQINAHVSSCDLDLNPRSSPSTASPTIGGLSLLFSGASVKSSSSSSSSHPAVADELASIRHERTEDRTLSGSFCHSPSKFIASSPYLNRDHQSPVSMLHGPISSSNSPPMRSFGGGGGGGGSLRVGSSRLFNGFVRKALGSCVDFDLDEQLPFTMDDGFEGGERRQPYARDLLRRAQLKHKIFEDESVVKAFYEAEKAHRGQMRANGDPYLQHCVDTAILLAEIGANSTVVIAGILHDTLDDSFMTYDYILRTFGSGVADLVEGVSMLSQLSKLARENNTACKTVEADRLHTMFLAMADARAVLIKLADRLHNMVTLYALPPVKRQRFAKETLEIFAPLANRLGISSWKVELENLCFKHLHPDQHHEMSALLEDSFDEAMITSAIEKMEQALKKEGIAYHVLSGRHKSLYSIYCKMLKKKLTVDEIHDIHGLRLIVDNEKDCYKALGVVHKLWSEVPGKLKDYITHPKFNGYKSLHTVVMGDVPIPLEVQIRTKEMHLQAEFGFAAHWRYKEGDCKHSSFVLQMVEWARWVVTWHCETMSKDRSSICSSEPLCSFPSHAEDCPFSYKPNGNQEGPVYVIVIENDKMTVQEFPASSTVSDLLSRAGPGSSRWSMYSMPAKEELRPRLNQTPVSDLKCKLKMGDVVELTPAIPDESLPEYREEIQRMYDRGLAFSRPQRTAAAGTMVGWGS